Proteins from one Microbacterium sp. Root553 genomic window:
- a CDS encoding MFS transporter: MRTTTPTPVPTARSSRRWLALSILALAQFLVVLDASIVNIALPVLGAQLAMGTAALAWVITAYVLAFGGLLLLGGRLADRYGHRRIFLIGTAGFVAASALAGLSLSSEMLLAARALQGVSAALLAPSALALLTQLFPDSRDRSKALGVWGGVAGIGSAAGVLLGGVLTATFGWQSVFFVNVPVGVIVLVAVPLLISRDTDSAAPRLDLWGAVTITGALVAVVGALSAVEQVGILHPLPLALLVAALVLGAVFVAIERRAASPLVPLGVFRNRNLSIGNVVVLLVGAGMVALFFALSVYMQAALGYDALTAGLSQLPLAGALVVVAGVVPALVQRLGLKATLIGSLLVLATGLVWLSFAPADAGFVAQLLGPTLLIGVGLGGAFVTATQLSVDGVDGGEAGLAGGLVNTSQQIGGALGLAVLGTIAALRTEALTAAGVAAPEALTGGFAWLFLGAAAVTVAGAVVAGFARTE; this comes from the coding sequence ATGAGAACCACGACCCCCACCCCCGTACCGACCGCCCGCAGCAGTCGACGCTGGCTCGCCCTCAGCATCCTCGCGCTCGCGCAGTTCCTCGTGGTGCTCGATGCCTCGATCGTCAACATCGCGCTGCCGGTGCTCGGCGCGCAGCTCGCCATGGGCACCGCCGCGCTCGCCTGGGTGATCACGGCGTACGTCCTCGCGTTCGGCGGTCTTCTGCTGCTCGGCGGCCGACTCGCCGACCGGTACGGTCACCGCCGGATCTTCCTCATCGGCACGGCGGGGTTCGTCGCCGCCTCCGCTCTCGCCGGGCTGTCGCTCTCGAGCGAGATGCTGCTCGCCGCGCGCGCCCTGCAAGGGGTCTCGGCGGCACTGCTCGCACCGTCGGCACTGGCTCTGCTGACCCAGCTGTTCCCTGACTCCCGCGACCGCTCGAAGGCGCTGGGCGTGTGGGGCGGCGTCGCCGGCATCGGTTCGGCCGCCGGCGTGCTGCTGGGCGGCGTGCTCACCGCGACGTTCGGGTGGCAGTCGGTGTTCTTCGTGAACGTGCCGGTCGGAGTGATCGTGCTCGTCGCCGTTCCGCTGCTGATCTCCCGCGACACGGACTCCGCAGCGCCGCGGCTCGACCTCTGGGGTGCGGTCACCATCACCGGCGCCCTCGTCGCCGTGGTCGGCGCGCTCAGCGCGGTCGAGCAGGTCGGCATCCTGCATCCGCTCCCCCTCGCGCTGCTCGTGGCCGCACTGGTGCTCGGCGCGGTGTTCGTCGCGATCGAGCGACGCGCCGCGTCGCCACTGGTGCCCCTGGGCGTGTTCCGCAACCGCAACCTCTCGATCGGCAACGTCGTCGTGCTGCTCGTCGGCGCCGGGATGGTCGCGCTGTTCTTCGCCCTCTCGGTCTACATGCAGGCCGCACTCGGATACGACGCACTGACCGCGGGTCTCTCGCAGCTGCCGCTCGCCGGAGCGCTCGTCGTGGTCGCCGGCGTCGTCCCCGCACTCGTGCAGCGCCTCGGGCTGAAGGCGACGCTCATCGGATCCCTGCTCGTGCTGGCCACGGGCCTCGTGTGGCTGTCGTTCGCACCGGCGGATGCCGGGTTCGTCGCGCAGCTGCTCGGGCCGACCCTGCTCATCGGCGTGGGTCTCGGCGGCGCGTTCGTCACCGCCACACAGCTGTCGGTCGACGGGGTCGACGGCGGAGAGGCCGGGCTCGCCGGCGGACTCGTGAACACCAGTCAGCAGATCGGCGGCGCTCTCGGACTCGCCGTGCTCGGGACCATCGCCGCGCTGCGGACCGAGGCCCTGACCGCGGCCGGGGTCGCGGCACCGGAGGCCCTGACCGGGGGATTCGCGTGGCTGTTCCTCGGAGCCGCGGCTGTCACGGTGGCCGGAGCCGTCGTCGCGGGATTCGCACGCACGGAGTGA
- a CDS encoding SulP family inorganic anion transporter, whose amino-acid sequence MSALTVDDRARYRAKPSVLDALKNPRMLTREVLAGLVVGLALIPEAIAFSVIAGVDPKVGLFSSFIMAVSIAFLGGRPAMVTAATGAVALVIAPVAPTYGMDYFIATVILAGIFQVILGVLGVAKLMRFIPRSVMVGFVNALAIFVFSSQFPQLIDVPWLVYPLVALGILVMIVMPRITRIVPAPLVSVIIVTGVVLTMGLTVPTVGDQGELPRSLPSLFLPDIPFTWETFTIIAPFALGVALVGLMESLLTAKLVDEITDTHSNKTRESWAQGVANMLSGFFGGMGGCAVIGQTMIGVKASGARTRISTFCAGIFLFLLVVVFGDFVGTIPMAALVAVMIMVAIGAFDWHSVTPSTLKRMPKSETFVMVATVVLVLLTHNLAIGVVGGVLVASVLFVRRVAHFVSVARTVAGDTVTYTVTGELFFASSNDLTTLFSYPSDPHSVVVDLSGSHIWDASTVAALDAIETKYAALGKSVEIVGMNESSQRMRGRLSGGFE is encoded by the coding sequence ATGTCTGCACTCACGGTCGACGATCGCGCCCGCTATCGGGCCAAGCCCTCCGTCCTCGACGCCCTGAAGAACCCGCGGATGCTGACGCGCGAGGTGCTGGCCGGTCTCGTCGTGGGGCTCGCCCTGATCCCCGAGGCGATCGCGTTCTCGGTGATCGCGGGCGTCGACCCGAAGGTCGGCCTGTTCTCGTCGTTCATCATGGCGGTGTCGATCGCGTTCCTCGGCGGACGCCCGGCGATGGTGACCGCCGCGACCGGAGCCGTCGCTCTCGTGATCGCCCCCGTCGCGCCGACGTATGGGATGGACTACTTCATCGCGACGGTGATCCTCGCGGGCATCTTCCAGGTGATCCTCGGGGTGCTGGGGGTCGCGAAACTCATGCGATTCATCCCCCGCAGCGTCATGGTCGGCTTCGTGAACGCGCTCGCGATCTTCGTGTTCAGCTCGCAGTTCCCGCAGCTGATCGACGTGCCGTGGCTGGTGTATCCCCTGGTCGCCCTGGGAATCCTGGTCATGATCGTGATGCCGAGGATCACCAGGATCGTGCCGGCGCCGCTCGTGTCGGTGATCATCGTGACCGGCGTGGTGCTGACGATGGGACTCACGGTGCCGACCGTCGGCGATCAGGGCGAGCTCCCTCGCAGCCTGCCGTCACTGTTCCTGCCCGACATCCCGTTCACCTGGGAGACGTTCACGATCATCGCGCCGTTCGCGCTCGGGGTCGCGCTGGTCGGGCTCATGGAGTCGCTGCTCACCGCCAAGCTCGTCGACGAGATCACCGACACGCACTCGAACAAGACCCGCGAGTCGTGGGCGCAGGGCGTCGCGAACATGCTGTCGGGGTTCTTCGGCGGCATGGGCGGATGCGCGGTGATCGGTCAGACGATGATCGGCGTGAAGGCATCCGGCGCCCGCACGCGCATCTCGACGTTCTGTGCCGGGATCTTCCTGTTCCTGCTGGTGGTCGTGTTCGGCGACTTCGTCGGCACGATCCCCATGGCGGCCCTCGTCGCCGTGATGATCATGGTGGCGATCGGAGCCTTCGACTGGCATTCGGTCACGCCGTCGACCCTGAAGCGGATGCCGAAGAGCGAGACGTTCGTGATGGTGGCGACCGTCGTGCTCGTGCTGCTGACGCACAACCTCGCGATCGGCGTGGTGGGCGGCGTGCTGGTCGCCTCGGTGCTGTTCGTGCGCAGGGTCGCGCACTTCGTGTCGGTGGCGCGGACGGTCGCCGGCGACACGGTGACCTACACGGTGACCGGCGAGCTGTTCTTCGCCTCGAGCAACGACCTGACGACGCTGTTCTCGTACCCTTCCGACCCGCACTCTGTCGTTGTCGATCTGTCCGGATCGCACATCTGGGACGCGTCGACCGTCGCCGCCCTCGACGCGATCGAGACGAAGTACGCGGCCCTCGGGAAGAGCGTCGAGATCGTCGGGATGAATGAGAGCAGTCAGCGGATGCGCGGACGGTTGAGCGGCGGGTTCGAGTAG
- a CDS encoding glycoside hydrolase family 127 protein — MPDIRIPSPAPVGLTTHGVRRPLPVSPVIERGLLHDWHVRNREVTLPHGIAMLEEYGTLDNVRRLTGESDAEFRGMLFADSDIYKTLEAAAWELGRDGDDGIRAFFDRTVALIERAQQEDGYLDSAYLEREDRQPWTDFAQGHELYCLGHLIQAAVGAHRALGDDRLLRVAERFTDHVVARMGADDAVEYCGHPLIEAALVELYRTTGSSGALDLASSFIRRRGSGFLGGVIFGAPYYQDEQPALQATRMRGHAVRALYLNQGITDLYLETGETQMLDVMRIQWDDMVSRRSYITGGTGARHEDEAFGDAFELPPDRAYAETCAGVALFGWAWRMYLATGDVSCMDVAETALYNVVAAGISTRGDSFTYVNPLQVRDEHLHGGDAPPARRRWFSCACCPPNLMRTFAALESHLGAERPDGLDIVLYASATLQAHGATVTIDTAYPADGRVRISVDGDAADGCRRLALRVPGWAAGRPLTLRRDGAAAGAVDAVDAVDAVDAVDAVGAVGGVDAVVGTVDAVDAVVEDGWIVVDDALVDGTVLELALPVEIDVIHPHPRIDAVRGTVAVRRGPVVYCAVGDVDGLLVDERELAAGAAVVVTPADAATATATEGDGDAEAAGEAPGLLGPRVRIAAHRMSTVARPLYTRGAEEPASEPTTVELRPFAEYDGGASMRVWMPTSTA, encoded by the coding sequence ATGCCAGACATCCGCATCCCCTCTCCCGCCCCGGTCGGACTCACGACCCATGGCGTGCGCCGCCCGTTGCCGGTCTCGCCGGTCATCGAGCGGGGGCTCCTGCACGACTGGCACGTGCGCAACCGGGAGGTCACGCTGCCGCACGGGATCGCGATGCTCGAGGAGTACGGCACCCTCGACAACGTGCGGCGGCTCACCGGCGAATCCGATGCCGAGTTCCGCGGAATGCTCTTCGCCGACTCCGACATCTATAAGACGCTCGAGGCGGCGGCCTGGGAACTCGGTCGCGACGGCGATGACGGCATCCGTGCGTTCTTCGATCGGACCGTCGCACTCATCGAGCGCGCACAGCAGGAAGACGGCTACCTCGACTCGGCCTATCTGGAGCGCGAGGACCGGCAGCCGTGGACGGACTTCGCCCAGGGACACGAGCTCTACTGCCTCGGCCACCTGATCCAGGCGGCGGTCGGGGCGCATCGGGCGCTCGGCGACGACCGGCTGCTGCGCGTCGCCGAGCGATTCACCGACCATGTCGTGGCCCGCATGGGCGCCGACGATGCGGTGGAGTACTGCGGACATCCGCTGATCGAGGCGGCGCTCGTCGAGCTGTACCGCACCACGGGTTCCTCGGGGGCGCTCGACCTGGCCTCCTCCTTCATCCGTCGACGCGGTTCCGGGTTCCTCGGCGGGGTGATCTTCGGCGCCCCCTACTACCAGGACGAGCAGCCGGCCCTGCAGGCCACCAGGATGCGCGGGCACGCGGTGCGCGCGCTCTACCTGAACCAGGGCATCACCGACCTGTACCTCGAGACCGGCGAGACGCAGATGCTCGACGTGATGCGCATCCAGTGGGATGACATGGTGTCGCGCCGCTCGTACATCACCGGCGGCACCGGCGCCCGACACGAGGACGAGGCGTTCGGCGACGCTTTCGAGCTGCCGCCCGATCGCGCGTACGCCGAGACCTGCGCAGGGGTGGCTCTCTTCGGATGGGCCTGGCGCATGTACCTGGCGACCGGCGACGTCTCCTGCATGGATGTCGCCGAGACCGCCCTCTACAACGTCGTCGCGGCCGGCATCTCGACCCGCGGCGACTCGTTCACCTACGTCAATCCGCTGCAGGTGCGCGACGAGCATCTGCACGGCGGCGATGCCCCGCCGGCCCGCCGTCGGTGGTTCAGCTGCGCCTGCTGCCCGCCCAACCTCATGCGCACGTTCGCGGCCCTCGAGAGCCACCTCGGCGCCGAGCGCCCCGACGGGCTCGACATCGTCCTCTACGCATCGGCCACCCTGCAGGCGCACGGCGCGACGGTGACGATCGACACCGCGTACCCCGCCGACGGCCGCGTACGCATCAGCGTCGACGGAGACGCCGCTGACGGATGCCGCAGGCTCGCCCTGCGTGTACCGGGCTGGGCGGCCGGGCGCCCGCTGACCCTGCGCCGCGACGGCGCAGCGGCCGGTGCGGTGGATGCGGTGGATGCGGTGGATGCGGTCGATGCGGTCGATGCGGTCGGTGCGGTCGGTGGAGTGGATGCGGTGGTCGGCACGGTGGACGCGGTGGACGCGGTCGTCGAAGACGGGTGGATCGTCGTCGACGACGCGCTCGTCGACGGCACCGTGCTCGAGCTAGCCCTGCCGGTCGAGATCGACGTCATCCATCCGCATCCGCGCATCGACGCCGTGCGCGGAACCGTGGCCGTGCGCCGCGGGCCTGTCGTCTACTGCGCGGTCGGCGACGTCGACGGCCTGCTCGTCGACGAACGGGAACTCGCGGCAGGGGCCGCTGTAGTTGTCACTCCTGCCGACGCTGCTACCGCCACCGCGACCGAGGGCGATGGCGACGCCGAGGCCGCGGGCGAGGCGCCGGGTCTGCTCGGCCCCCGCGTGAGGATCGCCGCGCACCGGATGTCGACCGTCGCGCGGCCGCTGTACACCCGCGGGGCCGAGGAACCGGCATCCGAGCCGACCACCGTCGAGCTGCGTCCGTTCGCCGAGTACGACGGCGGCGCCTCGATGCGGGTCTGGATGCCGACCTCGACGGCCTGA
- a CDS encoding aldehyde dehydrogenase (NADP(+)), translating to MTLHDTSDDRVDQIIDRAGRASEQWKRATIADRARALDAVADALDQHADELIPLAQRETHLAEARLRGELRRTSFQLRMFAEMLPEGLWLDARIDHADAEWPMGAPRPDLRRQLEPVGTTLVFAASNFPFAFSVAGGDTASALAAGNAVVLKAHPGHPELSDATTDVVVAALAAAGAPEGLFQTIHGTEAGVRALRAPGVKAAAFTGSVRGGRALFDIAASRPEPIPFYGELGSTNPAFVTKRAAERDAAGIARDFVASVTGSAGQLCTKPGVLFAPAGSAIVAELEAQQLPAATPLLNGGIESGFRDAVASTRAVDGVRTLAAAPDDASDAQAPSAVLFAASSETLRADMDTLMSEMFGPAALVVTYDDESELLEFADLLEGQLTATIIGEDDDEIAVDLLPKLSERAGRVLWNQWPTGVSVTWAQQHGGPYPATTAVGTTSVGMAAITRFLRPVAYQNVPEGLLPDALKEGNPLGIVRRVDGILILP from the coding sequence ATGACCTTGCACGACACATCCGACGACCGCGTCGACCAGATCATCGATCGCGCAGGCCGCGCGTCCGAACAGTGGAAGCGCGCCACCATCGCCGATCGTGCGCGGGCGCTCGACGCCGTGGCGGATGCTCTCGACCAGCACGCCGACGAGCTGATCCCGCTCGCGCAGCGCGAGACGCACCTCGCCGAGGCGCGCCTGCGGGGTGAGCTGCGTCGCACCAGCTTCCAGCTGCGCATGTTCGCCGAGATGCTGCCCGAAGGGCTCTGGCTCGACGCGCGCATCGACCACGCCGACGCCGAGTGGCCGATGGGGGCCCCGCGCCCCGACCTGCGTCGTCAGCTCGAGCCCGTCGGCACGACGCTCGTGTTCGCGGCGAGCAACTTCCCCTTCGCGTTCTCCGTGGCCGGGGGCGACACCGCGAGTGCGCTCGCCGCAGGCAACGCCGTGGTGCTCAAAGCCCACCCCGGGCACCCCGAGCTCTCCGATGCGACCACCGATGTCGTCGTGGCGGCTCTCGCGGCCGCCGGTGCGCCCGAGGGACTCTTCCAGACGATCCACGGCACCGAGGCCGGTGTGCGTGCGCTGCGCGCCCCCGGGGTCAAGGCCGCCGCCTTCACCGGATCGGTCAGGGGAGGGCGCGCGCTGTTCGACATCGCCGCGTCGCGCCCCGAGCCCATCCCGTTCTACGGCGAGCTCGGCAGCACGAACCCCGCGTTCGTCACGAAGCGCGCGGCAGAGCGGGATGCCGCCGGGATCGCCCGCGACTTCGTCGCCTCGGTCACCGGCAGCGCCGGACAGCTGTGCACCAAGCCGGGGGTGCTCTTCGCGCCCGCGGGGTCGGCGATCGTCGCAGAGCTCGAAGCGCAGCAGCTGCCGGCCGCGACGCCGTTGCTGAACGGCGGCATCGAGAGCGGCTTCCGCGACGCGGTGGCCTCGACCCGCGCCGTCGACGGCGTGCGCACGCTCGCCGCGGCGCCGGACGATGCGTCGGACGCCCAGGCGCCGTCGGCCGTGCTGTTCGCCGCGTCGAGCGAGACGCTGCGCGCCGACATGGACACCCTGATGAGCGAGATGTTCGGACCCGCGGCGCTCGTCGTGACCTACGACGACGAGAGCGAGCTGCTCGAGTTCGCCGATCTGCTCGAGGGGCAGCTGACGGCCACGATCATCGGGGAGGATGACGACGAGATCGCGGTCGACCTGCTCCCCAAGCTGTCGGAGCGGGCAGGGCGTGTGCTCTGGAACCAGTGGCCGACCGGCGTCTCGGTGACCTGGGCGCAGCAGCACGGCGGACCGTACCCCGCCACGACAGCGGTCGGCACGACGTCGGTGGGCATGGCCGCGATCACCCGGTTCCTGCGTCCCGTCGCCTACCAGAACGTGCCCGAGGGGCTGCTGCCGGATGCGCTCAAGGAGGGCAACCCCCTCGGCATCGTGCGGCGCGTCGACGGCATCCTGATCCTGCCCTGA
- a CDS encoding NAD(P)/FAD-dependent oxidoreductase — MAEWTDSTTETAPADVAVVGAGPAGLSAAVVAAEHGLRVVLIDAGRQTGGQYWRHPDERHRDAFTAPESTGHHHWRHYTDLRDRLSAAVASGRLRHLAGRQVWRTDGYGDRVALRTSAVSGTDTLPHAERTTWARRLVIATGAYDRQLPVPGWTLPGVMAAGGVQAMLKANQVRAGRRAVVAGTGPFLLSVAAGLAEAGVEVVEVVDANALTRWAATPLRALQEPGKLWEGVGYATTFLRHRVPFRTRTVISAVRGSGRVSEVELSRVDGEGRIRPGSSRTVAADLVAFGWGFTPQLELAVGLGLRTRIDVDGSLVIDVDDDLRASDPLVFAAGEVTGISGAVASCAEGELVGSAVARDLGAPTDARTMARHRRRLQRGRRFAIGMHRASPVPAAWDQWLTPETHICRCEEVTAAEVTDAVDALRADDARDVRVTARPGMGLCQGRVCGFALSKLVATGTGGDVDAAALESLTNRQVGVPVSLGDLASLVPHHPNQEES, encoded by the coding sequence ATGGCTGAGTGGACCGACTCGACGACCGAGACCGCGCCCGCCGATGTCGCGGTGGTCGGTGCGGGCCCGGCCGGGCTGAGCGCGGCGGTCGTCGCCGCCGAGCACGGGCTGCGGGTCGTGCTGATCGATGCCGGACGCCAGACCGGCGGCCAGTACTGGCGGCACCCTGATGAGCGTCATCGCGACGCCTTCACCGCGCCCGAGAGCACCGGCCATCACCACTGGCGTCACTACACCGACCTGCGCGATCGGCTGTCGGCCGCCGTGGCATCGGGCCGCCTCCGGCATCTCGCCGGGCGGCAGGTGTGGCGCACCGACGGCTACGGCGACCGGGTCGCCCTGCGCACGAGCGCGGTGAGCGGCACCGACACCCTGCCGCACGCCGAGCGGACCACGTGGGCGCGACGACTCGTGATCGCGACCGGAGCGTACGACCGGCAGCTGCCCGTTCCCGGGTGGACGCTGCCCGGGGTGATGGCCGCCGGAGGCGTGCAGGCGATGCTGAAGGCGAACCAGGTGCGCGCCGGACGCCGTGCGGTGGTCGCGGGCACCGGACCCTTCCTGCTCTCGGTCGCCGCAGGGCTCGCCGAGGCCGGAGTCGAGGTCGTCGAGGTGGTCGACGCCAACGCGCTCACGCGCTGGGCAGCGACGCCGCTGCGCGCGCTGCAGGAGCCGGGCAAGCTGTGGGAGGGCGTCGGGTACGCCACCACCTTCCTGCGCCATCGCGTGCCCTTCCGCACACGCACCGTGATCAGTGCCGTCCGCGGCAGCGGTCGCGTGAGCGAGGTCGAGCTGTCGCGCGTCGACGGCGAAGGCCGCATCCGCCCCGGTTCGTCGCGCACCGTCGCCGCCGACCTCGTCGCGTTCGGTTGGGGATTCACCCCGCAGCTCGAACTCGCGGTCGGACTCGGGCTGCGCACCCGCATCGACGTCGACGGATCGCTCGTGATCGATGTCGACGACGACCTGCGCGCCTCCGATCCGCTCGTCTTCGCCGCGGGCGAGGTCACCGGCATCAGCGGAGCCGTCGCATCGTGCGCCGAGGGCGAGCTCGTCGGATCCGCCGTCGCACGCGACCTCGGCGCGCCCACCGACGCACGGACGATGGCGCGGCATCGTCGACGCCTGCAGCGCGGCCGGCGCTTCGCGATCGGCATGCACCGAGCCAGCCCCGTTCCCGCCGCCTGGGACCAGTGGCTGACCCCCGAGACCCACATCTGCCGCTGCGAAGAGGTCACCGCCGCCGAGGTGACCGACGCCGTCGATGCGCTGCGCGCCGACGACGCACGCGACGTGCGGGTCACCGCCAGACCCGGCATGGGGCTCTGCCAGGGGAGGGTGTGCGGATTCGCCCTCTCGAAGCTCGTCGCGACCGGCACCGGCGGCGACGTCGATGCCGCAGCCCTCGAATCCTTGACCAATCGACAGGTGGGCGTGCCCGTCTCGCTGGGCGACCTCGCCTCGCTCGTGCCGCACCATCCGAACCAGGAGGAGTCATGA
- a CDS encoding (2Fe-2S)-binding protein: MTRTSLQFDGAPVPFIPGQTVGAALADAGIVSWRTTRRDRAPRGLFCGIGVCFDCLVTVDGARSQRACLVEACEGQDVRSADPDEPLPLTLPLTLSAPAEAEAEAEVRPASALPRPASTPAHPASPHPEDSHG, translated from the coding sequence ATGACCCGCACCAGCCTGCAGTTCGACGGCGCCCCCGTGCCCTTCATCCCTGGGCAGACGGTCGGTGCCGCCCTCGCGGACGCGGGGATCGTCTCGTGGCGCACGACTCGCAGGGACCGCGCTCCCCGCGGGCTCTTCTGCGGCATCGGGGTGTGCTTCGACTGCCTCGTCACGGTCGACGGCGCACGCAGTCAGCGCGCCTGTCTCGTCGAGGCGTGCGAGGGGCAGGACGTGCGCAGCGCCGATCCCGACGAGCCGCTGCCGCTGACGTTGCCGCTGACGCTGTCGGCTCCCGCGGAGGCGGAGGCGGAGGCGGAGGTGCGTCCCGCGTCGGCGCTGCCGCGCCCCGCGTCGACCCCGGCGCACCCGGCGTCGCCGCATCCGGAGGACTCGCATGGCTGA
- a CDS encoding NAD(P)/FAD-dependent oxidoreductase: protein MGSSTARADVVVVGAGVVGAATAYFAAAAGLRTIVVERGSIASGTSSRCEGNILVSDKEVGPELELSLYSQRVWREDLAEHAALWEFESKGGLVVAGSAASMAGLTALVGHQRELGIRAEIIDGNPGLREVEPYINPALVGGAFYPDDAQVQPLLATHHLLRLAIAHGAELHTRTAVHGIRTDHGRAVGVDTSIGRISAGAVVNCAGPWSGELAALAGVHLPVLPRRGFVLVTEPVPITVHHKVYAAEYVGDVASSDAGLQVSPVVEGTPSGTILLGASRERVGFDRSFSADAVARIAASGLGLFPALRDVGVQRAYSGFRPYCPDHLPAIGEDARLPGLWHAAGHEGAGVGLSVGTGKLLSQALRSEATDLDLTAFRPDRLEGLVAA, encoded by the coding sequence GTGGGCTCATCGACAGCGCGCGCCGACGTCGTCGTCGTCGGGGCGGGAGTCGTCGGTGCCGCGACGGCCTACTTCGCCGCGGCCGCGGGCCTGCGGACGATCGTCGTCGAGCGCGGGTCGATCGCCTCGGGCACGAGCAGTCGGTGCGAGGGCAACATCCTCGTCTCCGACAAGGAGGTCGGCCCCGAGCTCGAGCTGTCGCTGTATTCGCAGCGGGTGTGGCGCGAAGACCTCGCCGAGCACGCCGCCCTGTGGGAGTTCGAGTCCAAGGGCGGTCTCGTCGTCGCCGGCAGTGCCGCGAGCATGGCGGGACTGACCGCGCTCGTGGGGCATCAGCGCGAGCTCGGCATCCGCGCCGAGATCATCGACGGCAACCCCGGGCTGCGCGAGGTCGAGCCCTACATCAACCCCGCTCTCGTCGGCGGCGCGTTCTACCCCGACGATGCGCAGGTGCAGCCGCTGCTGGCCACCCACCACCTCCTGCGCCTCGCGATCGCGCACGGCGCCGAGCTGCACACCAGGACGGCGGTGCACGGCATCCGCACCGATCACGGCCGTGCCGTGGGAGTCGACACCTCGATCGGCCGCATCTCGGCCGGCGCCGTCGTGAACTGCGCAGGGCCCTGGAGCGGTGAGCTCGCCGCCCTCGCCGGCGTGCACCTGCCGGTGCTGCCCCGACGCGGGTTCGTGCTCGTCACCGAGCCGGTGCCGATCACGGTGCACCACAAGGTCTACGCCGCGGAGTACGTCGGCGATGTCGCGAGTTCGGATGCCGGGCTGCAGGTCTCGCCCGTCGTCGAGGGCACCCCGAGCGGCACGATCCTGCTCGGCGCCAGCCGCGAACGCGTCGGGTTCGACCGGTCGTTCTCGGCCGACGCCGTCGCACGCATCGCCGCGAGCGGGCTCGGTCTGTTCCCGGCGCTGCGTGATGTGGGCGTGCAGCGCGCCTACTCCGGATTCCGCCCGTACTGCCCCGACCACCTGCCGGCCATCGGCGAGGATGCGCGACTGCCGGGCCTGTGGCACGCGGCCGGGCACGAGGGCGCCGGAGTCGGCCTCTCGGTCGGCACGGGCAAGCTGCTGTCGCAGGCGCTGCGGTCGGAGGCGACCGATCTCGACCTGACCGCCTTCCGCCCCGATCGACTCGAAGGGCTCGTCGCCGCATGA
- a CDS encoding GntR family transcriptional regulator, with protein MSGTDTRSLVRLSKQPSVRDTVTRALRSAIISGEMQPGRVYSAPSLGEEFGTSATPIREAMLDLVREGLVVAMPNRGFRVTEVSSHDLAEVTELRLFLEPPAVEKATPLIPESAFAELRSKADDIVEAAERGDLVEYLSADSDFHLAILQYAGNARLTQLVQSLRSQTRLFGLAELYERGRLTGSAKEHHTIMDAIESRDAVRARELVVAHIEHVKGDWSGHTVGEPHPSEANG; from the coding sequence ATGTCCGGAACTGACACACGCAGCCTGGTGCGACTCAGCAAGCAGCCCAGTGTGCGCGACACGGTGACCCGTGCGCTGCGGTCGGCCATCATCAGCGGTGAGATGCAGCCGGGGCGGGTCTACTCCGCGCCGAGCCTCGGCGAGGAGTTCGGAACGTCGGCGACGCCCATCCGCGAGGCCATGCTCGACCTGGTGCGCGAGGGGCTCGTCGTCGCGATGCCCAACCGCGGCTTCCGGGTGACCGAGGTGTCGTCCCACGATCTCGCCGAGGTCACCGAGCTGCGACTCTTCCTCGAGCCGCCGGCCGTCGAGAAGGCGACCCCGCTGATCCCCGAGAGCGCGTTCGCCGAACTCCGCAGCAAGGCCGACGACATCGTCGAGGCGGCCGAACGCGGCGACCTCGTCGAGTACCTGAGCGCGGACAGCGACTTCCACCTCGCGATCCTGCAGTACGCGGGCAACGCCCGTCTCACGCAGCTGGTCCAGTCGCTGCGCTCGCAGACGCGTCTGTTCGGTCTCGCGGAGCTGTACGAACGCGGGCGCCTCACCGGCTCCGCCAAGGAGCACCACACGATCATGGATGCCATCGAGTCCCGCGACGCGGTGCGTGCGCGCGAGCTCGTGGTCGCGCACATCGAGCACGTGAAGGGCGACTGGTCGGGGCACACGGTGGGCGAGCCCCACCCCTCGGAGGCGAACGGCTAG